A section of the Amycolatopsis sp. AA4 genome encodes:
- a CDS encoding GntR family transcriptional regulator: protein MSLRVVVDAESGVPPWRQVHDQIVRAITTGSLARDARLPPIRQLSRDLGLASGTVARVYRELEAAGWVTTARARGTVVTGPAERPDPGALLRDAAAEYARHSRELGVAQDEAVDAVRVALASLDAPSR from the coding sequence ATGTCGCTGCGAGTGGTGGTCGACGCCGAAAGCGGAGTTCCGCCCTGGCGTCAGGTGCACGACCAGATAGTCCGCGCGATCACGACCGGCTCCCTTGCCCGGGACGCCCGCCTGCCGCCGATCCGTCAGCTTTCGAGGGACCTCGGGCTCGCCTCCGGGACCGTCGCCCGCGTGTACCGCGAGCTCGAGGCCGCCGGCTGGGTCACCACCGCACGAGCACGCGGCACCGTCGTGACCGGCCCGGCCGAGCGGCCGGATCCGGGCGCACTGCTTCGCGACGCGGCCGCCGAATACGCCCGGCACAGCCGGGAACTCGGGGTCGCGCAGGACGAAGCCGTCGACGCCGTGCGCGTGGCATTGGCGAGCCTGGACGCACCGTCGCGGTGA
- a CDS encoding DUF6801 domain-containing protein, whose translation MPESRGRSARRRPAFAALAILGALSIGTGALTGVSSASTETPTPTAPPPLSAGEQQVSKDLVLDCPFAAPAGPQQITLTTSATVPATVQVGSGLKFSSLTATFTLPRAVTTQLAPAPADSLRGGLTLDLTARQGSKSTAVPTPFTIAETPLPPTGDVRLTATADLPEQAITVPGKVSFDVGAPTIAVKPAADGTVESAPVACALLPDQTTTLASVIATGAPTAVPRPDTPNAPAPPPPAAQPNTVSPKSDPDFPLITPLNYIQVSATSSVYRLGATVASSPTGVLNGTWTILLVPPDYVQHDPSTISGTVGFRPTTASFLGFGFVPVTATVEFLPVDYRHTKLIEFNGKLVLTGDFLTTHIQVMARMSNAKVNGVPLDLGSDCVTATPITLNLSGKYKATTGGILSTDPNSPDPDYRGFALPPFVHCGTAEPLSPLLTGMASTTTNVNQAKVVNVNFAECASTKFPDHTKCPPIPDTPFPR comes from the coding sequence ATGCCCGAATCACGCGGACGCTCCGCCCGTCGCCGTCCGGCTTTCGCAGCCCTCGCAATCCTCGGTGCCCTGTCGATCGGCACCGGCGCACTCACCGGCGTCAGCTCCGCGTCGACCGAAACGCCCACCCCCACCGCTCCGCCGCCATTGTCGGCGGGCGAACAACAGGTCAGCAAGGACCTCGTCCTCGATTGCCCGTTCGCCGCCCCCGCTGGCCCCCAGCAGATCACCCTCACGACCTCCGCGACCGTCCCCGCGACGGTTCAAGTCGGTTCCGGGCTGAAATTCAGTTCCCTGACCGCGACTTTCACGCTTCCGCGCGCCGTCACCACCCAACTGGCGCCCGCCCCCGCGGACAGCCTCCGCGGCGGGCTGACCCTCGACCTGACCGCGCGTCAAGGCAGCAAAAGCACCGCGGTCCCGACACCGTTCACGATCGCCGAAACACCGTTGCCGCCAACCGGCGACGTCCGGCTCACCGCGACCGCGGACCTCCCGGAGCAGGCGATCACCGTGCCCGGCAAGGTCAGTTTCGACGTCGGAGCCCCGACCATCGCAGTGAAACCGGCTGCCGACGGCACCGTCGAGTCCGCCCCAGTCGCCTGCGCCCTTCTCCCGGACCAAACCACGACCTTGGCGTCGGTCATCGCCACCGGAGCGCCCACTGCCGTCCCGAGGCCAGACACGCCGAACGCTCCCGCGCCGCCACCGCCTGCAGCGCAGCCCAACACAGTTTCGCCGAAGAGCGACCCCGACTTCCCGCTGATCACCCCGCTCAACTACATCCAGGTCTCGGCGACTTCCTCGGTCTACCGCCTGGGCGCGACCGTCGCCAGCTCCCCGACCGGCGTGCTCAACGGAACCTGGACGATCCTGCTGGTCCCCCCGGATTACGTTCAGCACGACCCGAGCACGATCAGCGGAACTGTCGGCTTCCGCCCGACCACCGCGAGCTTCCTCGGCTTCGGCTTCGTGCCGGTGACCGCCACCGTCGAGTTCCTGCCCGTCGACTACCGCCACACCAAGCTGATCGAGTTCAACGGCAAGCTCGTCCTCACCGGTGACTTCCTGACCACGCACATCCAGGTCATGGCCCGGATGAGCAACGCGAAGGTCAACGGCGTCCCCCTGGACCTCGGCTCGGACTGCGTCACCGCCACCCCGATCACCCTCAACCTGTCCGGCAAATACAAGGCCACGACAGGCGGCATCCTCAGCACGGACCCGAATTCGCCCGACCCCGACTACCGCGGTTTCGCCTTGCCGCCCTTCGTCCACTGCGGCACCGCCGAACCGCTCAGCCCGCTGCTCACCGGCATGGCCTCGACCACGACGAACGTCAACCAAGCCAAGGTCGTCAACGTCAACTTCGCCGAATGCGCCTCGACCAAGTTCCCGGACCACACGAAGTGCCCGCCGATCCCGGACACGCCGTTCCCCCGCTGA
- a CDS encoding CdaR family transcriptional regulator, producing MSVERGLDHAVPSAALPRKLAEILRPELASLSAEIVDEIRATIPAYARPLDGPYGRSIRAGVEYAITLFVAQIADPRASKEQSHEVHHRLGQNEMREGRSLDTLQSAYRVGARVSWRRIMRVGRRAGLSSAVMSQLADAMLAFMDELASVALDGYLEAKARTAGALDTWRRRLLGVLLEVPAAPPKAIAELAQLTGWAVPEQASPIAVQSPLNGKARRHATLDSDILAELDSAEPCIVVPGAVNGARLATLQAALPNCRLSVGPCVPLACLADSLRWARRTLVLADRGRIPGGRVLRAEDHLAALLVHSDGALTELLRTRLFAPLANMTDKQQERLLETLRAWLDSQANVVEIAERLQVHPQTVRYRMRQLQATFGELLRDPAARFEMELVLRAAEDDRPRPGLSWPPPLTGANMVPASRRPSSLEDSRSRR from the coding sequence ATGTCGGTGGAGCGGGGACTCGATCACGCTGTGCCGTCGGCTGCGCTGCCGCGCAAACTCGCCGAGATCCTGCGGCCCGAGCTGGCGAGCCTGTCCGCCGAGATCGTCGACGAGATCCGCGCGACGATTCCTGCCTACGCGCGGCCGCTCGACGGTCCGTACGGGAGATCGATCCGGGCGGGCGTCGAGTACGCGATCACGCTGTTCGTCGCGCAGATCGCCGATCCGCGGGCGTCGAAAGAGCAGTCGCACGAGGTGCACCATCGGCTCGGGCAGAACGAGATGCGGGAAGGGCGGAGTCTCGACACCCTGCAGTCGGCCTATCGGGTCGGCGCGCGCGTGTCGTGGCGCCGGATCATGCGCGTCGGGCGGCGGGCTGGCCTTTCGTCGGCGGTGATGTCGCAGCTGGCTGATGCGATGTTGGCGTTCATGGACGAATTGGCGTCGGTCGCGCTGGATGGCTATTTAGAGGCGAAAGCCCGGACGGCCGGCGCTTTGGACACTTGGCGGCGACGGCTGCTCGGCGTCCTGCTGGAGGTCCCGGCCGCTCCGCCGAAGGCGATCGCGGAACTGGCGCAACTCACCGGTTGGGCGGTGCCGGAGCAGGCGTCGCCGATTGCCGTCCAATCGCCACTGAACGGCAAAGCGCGCCGGCACGCGACGTTGGACTCGGACATCCTGGCCGAGCTGGACTCCGCCGAGCCGTGCATCGTCGTGCCTGGCGCGGTCAATGGTGCCCGATTGGCGACGCTTCAAGCGGCGCTGCCGAACTGCCGGCTGTCCGTGGGGCCGTGTGTGCCGCTGGCCTGCCTCGCCGATTCCCTGCGCTGGGCACGTCGGACCCTGGTTCTCGCCGATCGGGGGCGAATCCCTGGTGGGCGGGTGCTCCGCGCGGAGGATCACCTCGCGGCCTTGCTCGTGCATTCGGACGGTGCGCTGACCGAACTCCTCCGCACCCGGCTTTTCGCCCCCTTGGCGAACATGACCGACAAGCAGCAGGAGCGTCTGCTCGAAACGCTGCGCGCGTGGCTCGACAGTCAGGCGAACGTGGTCGAGATCGCCGAGCGCCTGCAAGTCCATCCGCAGACGGTGCGCTACCGCATGCGCCAATTGCAGGCAACGTTCGGCGAACTTCTGCGCGATCCGGCGGCGCGGTTCGAAATGGAACTGGTCCTGCGCGCGGCCGAGGACGACCGGCCGCGTCCGGGACTGTCCTGGCCCCCGCCACTCACCGGGGCGAACATGGTGCCCGCCAGTCGTCGGCCGAGTTCGCTCGAGGATTCGCGCAGTCGCCGTTGA
- a CDS encoding arginase family protein produces MLINAVPQWQGAISPRARGLVEGCRALSELAGHVLGKPVHHVRQDAATSDVVAGIANRSVLTGANRQLQLAALEAPEGPVLTIGGDCGVELVPVGVARFRYGATLGVAWFDAHADLNTADSSPSGAYHGMVLRSLLGEGDEEFAASPAIERGRAVLFGARSLDSAEEEAIAGGLAVRSDDVAGTLNAAGADRVYLHVDLDILDPAEFPGVNYPEPGGLTIAELVEAIDGLSGMEVVGAGITECVGTEVAALEPVLAAVGRVLMEG; encoded by the coding sequence ATGCTGATCAACGCGGTGCCGCAATGGCAGGGCGCGATCAGTCCCCGGGCCAGGGGGCTGGTCGAGGGCTGCCGCGCACTTTCCGAACTGGCCGGGCACGTGCTCGGCAAGCCGGTGCACCACGTACGTCAGGACGCCGCGACGTCCGACGTCGTCGCCGGGATAGCCAACCGCTCCGTGCTCACGGGCGCGAACCGGCAGCTGCAGCTCGCTGCGCTCGAAGCGCCGGAAGGCCCGGTGCTCACGATCGGCGGCGACTGCGGCGTCGAGCTGGTCCCGGTCGGCGTCGCCCGTTTCCGTTACGGCGCAACGCTTGGCGTCGCGTGGTTCGACGCGCACGCTGACTTGAACACGGCGGATTCCTCGCCCTCGGGCGCGTATCACGGCATGGTGCTGCGGTCGCTGCTCGGCGAGGGCGACGAGGAGTTCGCCGCCAGCCCGGCGATCGAACGGGGCCGGGCGGTGCTGTTCGGCGCCCGGTCGCTGGATTCCGCGGAAGAGGAAGCCATTGCCGGCGGTCTCGCCGTGCGTTCCGACGACGTCGCCGGAACGCTGAACGCCGCCGGGGCCGACCGCGTTTATCTGCATGTGGACTTGGACATTCTTGATCCCGCCGAGTTCCCCGGAGTGAATTATCCGGAGCCAGGCGGGCTCACCATCGCCGAATTGGTGGAAGCAATCGACGGGCTTTCCGGAATGGAGGTCGTCGGTGCGGGCATCACGGAATGCGTCGGCACGGAAGTCGCCGCGCTGGAACCCGTGCTGGCCGCGGTGGGGAGGGTGCTGATGGAGGGCTGA